The Phycisphaerae bacterium genome has a segment encoding these proteins:
- a CDS encoding tetratricopeptide repeat protein: MSKISKKHTSKPHGKIISSREFKVALKIFLLAALVRAVYLYDSSDNPTFSAPIVDSLTYDQMAAGLTKTGSLTQEFFWQPPFYPLFLALIYKLTNSSILAVKIVQALLGSLTSVLAYFLGKKLFDKSVGVLSGVFVALYMPLVFYDGELLAAGWSAFWVLTLMLALIKTAEKPTLRSCFALGLFAALSIITRPEFLPFSAAAFIWLLLVWIRRRTNPKKIVPCLSLLLAGFFTIAAPVAFLSYRTVGKASFLPFSGGINLYIGNNPDYKETINIRPGLAWEKLTKLPAEHGAKNRFEDEKFFSDKLLNYIRTQPAGFLKGLFYKSAQFLSSRETPRNFDIYLFRKWSPLLNIGLWKSGKFGFPFGVLLPLAVIGLIFNWRKVPAPVWLFLILYPASVILVFVTSRYRTPAIPLIAVLAAAGCAAIWRLFQFRNWTKLTAALAIVLTVAISTSLAGPFYAEQLDYEPELYYGLADSLDKHGHTAEAVDAYSRAVTLRNDYVEAHQNLAILLVKAGSLNDAVEHYRTALKFDPNNASLYEGLGEALFKQGKSNDAIELYRKAIEIAPDSATAYDKLGTAFFFLKRIPEAMQYYLKSIELDPNDSASQNNIGNAFVMQGQLSQAVEHYEISLSLKEDAETLNNLANALAGLGKFQEAVISYNKALRISPNDAGIYCNLAVCFEKQGKTDDAVTTYRKVLSLDPQNIHAKQALERLSTPKLSNP; encoded by the coding sequence ATGAGCAAAATATCTAAAAAACATACAAGCAAACCGCACGGGAAAATCATATCGTCGCGGGAATTTAAAGTCGCTCTGAAGATATTCCTCTTGGCGGCTCTTGTCAGGGCAGTTTACCTCTATGACAGCAGCGACAATCCGACTTTCTCCGCGCCTATAGTGGATTCGCTCACGTATGACCAGATGGCCGCAGGCCTGACTAAAACCGGTTCGCTGACGCAGGAGTTCTTCTGGCAGCCCCCGTTTTATCCTCTCTTCCTCGCATTGATTTACAAATTGACAAATTCGTCAATCCTCGCCGTAAAGATTGTTCAGGCGCTTCTTGGCTCACTGACATCCGTCCTCGCGTATTTCCTCGGCAAAAAGCTTTTCGATAAATCTGTTGGTGTATTGTCAGGCGTTTTTGTGGCCTTATATATGCCCCTCGTCTTTTACGATGGTGAGCTTTTAGCGGCCGGCTGGTCTGCGTTCTGGGTACTGACTCTGATGCTCGCCCTGATTAAAACCGCCGAAAAACCAACTCTCCGTTCCTGTTTCGCTCTGGGATTATTCGCGGCCCTTAGTATTATCACAAGACCCGAGTTTCTCCCGTTCTCTGCGGCAGCGTTTATTTGGCTGCTGCTCGTCTGGATTCGCCGCCGCACAAATCCGAAAAAGATTGTCCCCTGTCTCTCGCTCCTGCTCGCCGGTTTCTTTACAATCGCCGCCCCGGTGGCTTTCTTAAGTTACCGCACCGTTGGCAAGGCAAGCTTCCTCCCCTTTTCTGGCGGTATCAATCTTTATATCGGCAATAATCCTGACTATAAAGAAACTATCAATATCAGGCCCGGACTGGCCTGGGAAAAACTTACAAAACTGCCCGCCGAACACGGCGCAAAAAACAGGTTCGAAGACGAGAAATTCTTCTCCGATAAACTTCTCAACTACATACGCACTCAGCCGGCAGGTTTCCTCAAAGGCTTGTTCTACAAATCAGCCCAGTTCTTAAGCTCCCGTGAGACGCCCCGAAATTTCGATATCTACCTTTTCAGAAAATGGTCCCCGCTCCTGAATATCGGCCTCTGGAAATCGGGCAAATTTGGTTTCCCCTTCGGCGTCCTCTTGCCCCTCGCTGTCATTGGATTGATTTTCAATTGGCGGAAAGTCCCCGCGCCGGTATGGCTGTTCCTCATTCTTTACCCAGCCTCTGTAATATTAGTCTTTGTCACCTCGCGCTACCGCACCCCGGCAATCCCCCTCATAGCAGTCCTCGCCGCCGCGGGCTGCGCCGCTATATGGCGCCTCTTTCAGTTCCGAAATTGGACAAAATTAACTGCCGCTCTGGCTATCGTCTTGACCGTCGCGATATCAACCAGCCTCGCCGGCCCCTTCTACGCCGAGCAGCTCGACTACGAACCGGAATTATATTATGGCCTGGCGGACTCACTCGATAAGCACGGCCATACCGCCGAAGCCGTCGACGCTTATTCCAGGGCCGTTACTCTAAGAAACGACTACGTCGAGGCTCACCAGAATCTGGCCATACTGTTGGTAAAGGCAGGCAGTCTCAATGACGCCGTCGAGCACTACCGCACCGCTCTCAAATTCGACCCGAATAATGCCTCTCTATACGAAGGCCTCGGCGAGGCCCTTTTCAAACAGGGAAAGAGCAACGATGCTATTGAGCTTTACCGCAAAGCTATCGAAATCGCCCCTGATAGTGCAACCGCTTATGATAAGCTCGGCACCGCTTTCTTCTTCCTCAAACGCATACCGGAAGCGATGCAGTACTATCTCAAATCCATCGAGCTTGACCCGAACGATTCCGCATCGCAAAACAACATCGGCAACGCCTTTGTCATGCAGGGCCAATTAAGCCAGGCTGTTGAGCATTACGAGATATCGCTTAGCTTAAAAGAGGACGCCGAGACGCTGAACAATCTGGCTAATGCCCTTGCCGGCTTGGGAAAGTTTCAGGAAGCTGTCATTAGCTATAACAAGGCCCTGCGAATCTCGCCCAACGATGCCGGCATATACTGCAACCTGGCGGTATGTTTTGAAAAGCAAGGCAAAACTGATGATGCTGTCACGACCTATCGAAAAGTCCTCTCCCTGGACCCGCAAAACATACATGCCAAACAAGCCCTCGAAAGATTATCCACACCAAAACTTTCTAATCCTTGA